The Alnus glutinosa chromosome 3, dhAlnGlut1.1, whole genome shotgun sequence nucleotide sequence ATACATGAGTGAACTTGTTGTAATATTAATTTGTAAACATGTTTACAAAATTGGCAGGTCAACGTGGAGGGATATAACATGGGTTTCCCAATTGACCTGGTAAAGTTGGATGGGACATGGCGCCTGCAGTATACTTCTGCCCCCGATGTTCTCGTTCTTTTAGAAGCCGCTGCTAGACTTCCTTTCTTTCAGGTACTAAGAATGGAAATCTAAATCTATAAATATCTTCTTCTAATATAAGCAATTAAACTCATTGTTTCAGCGTTATTCTGAACCTTGTATAGCTCTTAGTTATACATTCCATCTTTCAGTTATAAATTGTTTCTTACCAGATACATTTTACATGAAAAGGCTTGAAGATTGAAAAGAACTTGCCTGCCATATGCTTTCTGTTAAAtgtgaaagaaatttttatgaatttttttctgACTGAatatgtttttagtttttgctTCCTGGTTTAGCAATCATATCTAAAAGTTATGTACTGTGTGGCTTATTCTATGTCTGTGAAATGTCAATCACCAGATTTGTTGTCTTCCTTTCTTCTCATGCTTTCTTCCTCTTACATCGCTCTCTGCAATTGCTTTCGGCATGAATGTGGACCTAGGTTgggcaaatttttcaaaaatttgaatGTCGGGATCAATCAAAAGGAGGTGTCATCCGTAATGTTGTTCGATGGAGTATTCCATCTTTGTTAGAGGTAATCAAACTGTCTCCCTTTCCTCCAACTATCTTTTTTGGGAGCTATTCTACTTAATTTATAGATCTTAAATCAGGGCACTGTATTATGTCGGATTTTCTCTATGATGCTACTTCACTTTTtaattactctctctctctctctctttctctcgtcAGAAAATATCAATATGATTTGAACAGTTTATGTTCATTAGTACATTCCTGATTTTGCTACATCAGCAATGAAGATTTCAAAGCAAAGGTTTACTTGCATTTCTGTTATTTTCTCCTCGCCCATTTCCAGCATGTGTGGCATTTTGCATATTAATCTGGAAGAGCATATCTCAAAATTTTCTTCGGAGTTGTTTGAGCGAGCAAGGATACTTCTCTCAAACTCTACATCACTCCCTCTGATGTTGATAATGACTTAGATGTAACAATGGGTTGGGAAAAATGCAACACATAAATATATGAACatattaaaaggaaaaacagCCACCACATGACAATCTTCTctaagaaaaagtaaaatttaaaataagcaGAAAAACATTAAACTCTCCCCAAAATGGTAGCCTAATGAAGAATGATtcatgagaatatatatatatgtatatgataAGCCCCATTTTTCCTCTTACTCGAACATCTCATCTACCCTGCCTCGAAGAAATTCTGCAGCCTTTGAGCAGCCACCCAAGACACCAAAGGAAGGGTgagggaaaaaaggaaaaaggaaaaggccaacttatatatatatatatatatacacacacacacacacacacacatacatataaatCTTCTAATTTTTTCCTTGTATCCGTATTCTTATTGATGTTTATTGGTCAGGGGATTTCTGCTCAATCTTGAATTTGTGCAAGAGCATCCCCTAATTTCTATTAGACCTGTTCCGTAAACTCCTATTAGCGGTAATTTCAAATGTACttaaaattacaacaaatatcACGACAATCAATGGAAAGTTATTCCGGCTAATTATCATGATGGTCAATTGAATAATGATTTTGGCTAACTTTTGATGGAAATGATGAGCATTTTAGTTAGTTTAAGGCACTGGGTAAGTAGGAGATGTTTCATTGGACGCAAACTAGCAGGCAATATTGAAGATAGTCCACATTCTTGTGGTTGTATTCACAATTATGAAAAACTGAGAACGTTCTTCTTCCATAAAATACAAATCCTTCAGCTTCAGTGGAGTTTACtttgttaggttttagttttggCAAATTTAGTATCAAAATATGTAATATGAGTCGTAAAGTTGTAGGCTTTGATTTAGGTTTGAATCGGTGTTAATACGGTTCATGAAAAGGTTGTAATTGAAGACTTGAAGACTTTGATCGCAATTGTATTGATTGAAGCGATGCAGCAGTGTCTCATACAAATTCCATAAAAGTTCGATCACAGTCCGATCAATTGAAGTGTGCATTGTGTTCCCAAGCAGAAACCCAAGAGCTTCGATCGTAAATTCAATTGATCAAATCGATGCGATCTTTGAAACCCTAAAGTTCGATCGATTGAACTTGACCTTTGATCAATCAAAGTTGCTGCAGTCAGTTTTAATTGTTAGCCGACTTGACTTGTAGAACCCAAGTTTCACCCTAACTATATAAGCCTTGTGTACCATGATTTTCACATGCGAAGAGAAGTTGTTGTTCATTGTTCTTGGAGAGAATTCCTAAACATTTTTTGGCATAAATAGATACAAAACATCTCCTTCTTCATTACCaatcaaatcacaaaaaaacTTTCAGCCACTAGAGTTCTGGGTTGCAGTGCATGAGTTCGTTTGTAAAGGAGATTCATGTAGAAAGAAGGCCAAAGGTTTTCGAGCCAAACGAGTAGCTTGCTGGGTTGCAAGCTGAGTATAGAATTACAAATGTTTTTTAAGTAGACTGTTTGTAACAAAAGTGATGCAGGACAAACACGATGTTGAAAAGAGAgtgagaagagagaagaagcagAGAGAAGAGACTAAGAATAGAAGAGAAATTAAGCcaaagaggagaagaagaaactgGGGAGAGGGGAGAAATGAGGGGGAAGAAGACGACAAAACCAtgtcaatattattattcatcaaaagttACCAAATACATtagaaaattttgtttaaatagaCTAAGAGCTAAACCCAAACCTTAACCCTAGCGGTACTTGGCCTAATGGCCCGCTAAAATAACATAAAGTCCAAATGAAAGGAATACAACCGgtctgaaaataaataataaaactaaatgcaactaaataaaaatctaataaaGCCCAATAATGATCCAGCGAATGTGATCTGTGGCTCGTATTTGGTTCTCCGCATCAATAAGTCTTTTATAGTGGATTACTTTGTGGTTGGCTGGcccttggagtggtttttcttttgaagaattCTTCATAAAGTTCCACTTTGTTACCAAAATCTTGCGTTCCTTTATTTTATGGCTGCTTTGATTTTCGTATTGATAATTGTGTTGTTTGGCTTAATCATTGTTTTAATTGGTAATCTAAATTGTGACAAAATTGAGAGATTTCCTGAATTGTTAAAACTTGGGgttaaaaacaatttttcagaCTTCATGGTTCTTTTCTTTGCAGGAACAAGAAGGTGCCACTCTGCTCGTTTCTGCAAAATTTACCATTGTCTCTGTGCGTAATATCTACCTTCAGTTTGAAGAGGTTAGTTTCTCTGCCCTCCCTGAAACATGACTTGTAGAGGTGTACCATATGCGATTTTCCTACTATTTTCTTGGACTGCCAAGGAAATGCTGTTAACAGTACTTAGTAGTTTAAATGTTGCATATTGCGTCTTTTTCCTTCCATATGCTATCATCTTATTGTTTCTCAATTGgattaataaaatttacttaGTAGATATATAAAACTGAGGGAAgagtaatataaaaaatttgttagagAGAATGAAAGTTGAAGCTGCATTCCAGCTTATATTTCCTAGAAGAGGACATATCAGCTTATTACAATTGGTTGTCAgaccaaaaaagacaaaaagaaaagaaaaatatgactACTGGTTGTGTTCCATTAAAGTTCTCTATTTCCAGTAGGTTGCCTGCCCAGAAGTTCTTTTTGCGGTTATTGTTAAAGTCAGATGTCAGTTCTTGTCTTGGGTACTGTGATCTGCATCAGTTTCTATCAGTTCAAATTCTAATCCCCTTTTATTGTAATGAGAACTTGAGTTTCACATGTAATAACACATCCAAACTAAAATTTGTTGCCTCGCAGTTGTCTAAAATGGTAACACCACAGTTTGTGGTTCTATTGtatctaaaaatgatttttgattgTGTCAATCCACTCCGAATAGTCTTgaatttctttttggtttttcagCCAACACAACTGGTGGAATAAACATGGAAGTATTAACCATTTTGATGCTCCACCTCCCAACATAACAGAGAAAGTTTCATTCTGAGCTTGTAGATCAGGGAAGTTTGTTGCTTTTTAGATCTGTAATTGCACCATACCATATAGCTGCAGCTTTAAATGCGCTAAAAAAGTATCCGTCTTTCGGTTTAGATTGATTTGGAGACAGATCTGTTATCATTGAGCATTCTTATCAAATATCAGATGAAAGCAACGCCTTCTAACAGACTTATATTGCCAATTCATTTCCAGATGTCAGCGTTGCATTCTTTAGATTTTAGATTGGAACCAAGCTTAAGAGCTTGATGTCTTTGCAATGGGCTAATAGAATGGCTTGTTATCAAGAAGATGATGTAGCTATTGGGATTACGTCATCATCTCCTGAGATTGACAAAAAGATTATATCTATTTGTTTAGCATATACACAAAAATGCAGAACCCTTGTCTATTTTGGTGTGTGCTTATTGAGATAATCTGTTCCTTCCTTGCTATGAGAACCTACTTGAAGTATGCTTGTTGTAAATTTAGTAAATCTTGCAATTTGCTTTTGGCAGATAACTGTACAAAATATAAAGATCAGTGAAGAACTACAAGGTCTCATAGCTCCAGCTATACTACCGCGGTCATTTTTAAGCCTACAGGTGAGTCAACCGCATAAGTAGTTTCAGATTGCAACCTTTGAGTGCTAGTTTTGCATGTATCCACTAAATGGATCCCAAATCCAGTTGGTATTCACAATCTTGGGTTCTATAATTCATTAGCTAATATCTTGTTTGCTTGTGGGGCAACAGTTGTACAGTGATACTTCTTGAGAGTTGTATGCGTGATTGTGTGCAGATCTTGCAGTTTATCCGTGCTTTCAGAGCTCAAATCCCTGTAAGAGACCCAGGAAGGTATGTGACGTCATTATATTTTCATGATGTTAATTATTTCTGCTTGCTTCTTGCAACTAACTGCGAATGCTAAATGTCTTTGAACTATAGAGAATCAGTAGGAGGGCTGTATTACCTTTCGTATTTGGATGATAATATGCTTTTGGGGCGTGCCGTTGGTGGCGGAGGCGTATTCGTATTTACGAGAGCTCAACCTCTTGACTGATGAGGGCTATATTTTTACTGCTGGCCAGCATTTGTACACAAGAAAAGCTTTGAGTTTGAAAATGGCACTATGAGGAGCACAACATTGAGGTGATATTCCCTATCAAGACCATTTAGTAAGCAAGGCTCACTATGCATTTTTCCAGGCCGATGGTGTTGTTTACTGACCACGTAGTTTAACAACTCTTGCCACTTCCAGCATTCAAGGAAAGCTCAAGAAATATGGCCAGTTAAATATGTTGTAGACTTGATTCTGTTGATGATGATAAGCATATCTCTTGTTAGTTTTAAAGTATTTGGAAGCGCACGAATTATATGCAATATaatgtgtgtgcaagtgcgagggtTGAATTC carries:
- the LOC133863865 gene encoding probable plastid-lipid-associated protein 10, chloroplastic, producing MDLAFASPFYPANGRKPILDIKPLSSSTLNRKLSSQKTSPCMATVATQTSQAYDFVLENKKHDLLRAIQDTQRGLDTSTDQRSSIEEALVNVEGYNMGFPIDLVKLDGTWRLQYTSAPDVLVLLEAAARLPFFQVGQIFQKFECRDQSKGGVIRNVVRWSIPSLLEEQEGATLLVSAKFTIVSVRNIYLQFEEITVQNIKISEELQGLIAPAILPRSFLSLQILQFIRAFRAQIPVRDPGRESVGGLYYLSYLDDNMLLGRAVGGGGVFVFTRAQPLD